Proteins co-encoded in one Candidatus Stoquefichus sp. SB1 genomic window:
- a CDS encoding Cof-type HAD-IIB family hydrolase: protein MSIKVIIMDVDGTLTNTQKVITPKTKEALLKAEEQGAILVLASGRPTSGLLDIAKELKMDQHHGLLVSYNGSKVIDCETMETLFNQALSVEEGKAVLEHMKKFEKVRPMIDKGEYMFVNNVYDNMIQFNGAPFDVIQYESRGGKFKLCEVDDLAEFVDFELNKILTTSDPEYLQAHYQEMMEPFKETLSCMFTGPFYFEFTAQGIDKAKALDTVLIPKGYKKEEMIAFGDGHNDASMVRYAGTGVAMANAVQDLKDIADEVTLSNDEDGIAVTLAKYMN, encoded by the coding sequence AGAAGCTTTATTAAAGGCAGAAGAACAAGGAGCTATATTGGTTTTAGCATCAGGGAGACCAACATCAGGATTGTTAGATATTGCTAAAGAGTTAAAAATGGATCAACATCATGGGTTGTTAGTGTCATATAATGGTTCTAAGGTTATTGATTGTGAAACAATGGAAACATTATTTAATCAGGCATTAAGTGTTGAAGAAGGAAAAGCTGTACTTGAACATATGAAAAAATTTGAAAAGGTTCGTCCAATGATTGATAAAGGGGAATATATGTTTGTTAATAATGTATATGATAATATGATTCAATTCAATGGTGCACCGTTTGATGTTATTCAATATGAATCACGTGGTGGAAAGTTTAAGTTATGTGAAGTTGATGATTTGGCAGAGTTTGTTGATTTTGAATTGAATAAAATCTTAACAACAAGTGATCCAGAATATTTACAAGCTCATTATCAAGAAATGATGGAACCATTTAAAGAAACTTTAAGCTGTATGTTTACAGGACCATTTTATTTTGAATTTACTGCACAGGGAATTGATAAAGCCAAAGCATTAGATACTGTTTTGATTCCTAAAGGATACAAAAAAGAAGAAATGATTGCTTTTGGTGATGGGCATAATGATGCATCAATGGTACGTTATGCTGGTACTGGTGTGGCTATGGCTAATGCTGTACAAGATTTAAAAGATATTGCTGATGAAGTGACTTTGTCAAATGATGAGGATGGTATTGCTGTAACTTTAGCAAAATATATGAATTGA
- a CDS encoding Gfo/Idh/MocA family protein, with amino-acid sequence MKLGIVGSGMIVRDLLSFIEEVEGIELIHISGTKRSEEILKEMCSSHHMQRYSVHYEELLNDQEVDTIYIALPNHLHYSYAKLALEAKKNVIVEKPMTSHVEEAQVLKKLALKNHLFLWEAITNQYLPNYAKIKSLLPDLGNIKIVECNYSQYSSRYNAFLQGDILPAFDYTKSGGALMDLNIYNIHFVVGLFGKPKDVQYYPNIERGIDTSGILILDYETMKCVCIGAKDCKAPLSNTIQGDKGCIQIPTPVSYIGFFQLLMNDGTTCRVDVNKDVHRMYEEFKAFERMYQQQDYLSCYEMLEHSLIVMEVQTIARRKAGVIFPADEEHFM; translated from the coding sequence ATGAAATTAGGAATTGTTGGCAGTGGAATGATTGTCAGAGATTTATTATCATTTATTGAAGAAGTGGAAGGCATTGAACTAATTCATATTTCTGGAACAAAACGTAGTGAAGAGATATTGAAAGAGATGTGTTCTTCGCATCATATGCAAAGATATTCTGTTCATTATGAAGAGTTATTAAATGATCAGGAAGTTGATACGATTTATATTGCTTTACCAAATCATTTACATTATTCTTATGCAAAATTGGCATTAGAAGCAAAGAAGAATGTTATTGTTGAAAAACCAATGACATCGCATGTTGAAGAAGCACAAGTATTAAAAAAATTAGCTTTAAAAAATCATTTGTTTTTATGGGAAGCCATTACTAATCAATATCTTCCTAATTATGCAAAAATAAAATCTTTGCTTCCTGATTTAGGAAATATAAAGATTGTTGAATGTAATTATTCACAGTATTCAAGTCGTTATAATGCTTTTTTACAAGGAGATATTTTACCAGCCTTTGATTATACAAAGTCTGGAGGAGCTTTAATGGATCTCAATATTTATAATATTCATTTTGTTGTTGGATTGTTTGGTAAACCTAAAGATGTTCAATATTATCCTAATATTGAACGAGGTATTGATACATCAGGAATTCTTATTTTAGATTATGAAACAATGAAATGTGTTTGTATTGGGGCTAAAGATTGTAAAGCACCATTATCAAATACAATTCAAGGTGATAAGGGATGTATTCAAATTCCTACACCAGTGAGTTATATTGGTTTTTTTCAACTTCTTATGAATGATGGAACAACTTGTAGAGTCGATGTTAATAAAGATGTTCATCGTATGTATGAAGAATTTAAAGCTTTTGAAAGAATGTATCAGCAACAGGATTATTTATCTTGTTATGAAATGTTAGAACATAGTTTAATTGTTATGGAAGTTCAAACGATTGCAAGAAGAAAAGCGGGAGTCATTTTTCCAGCAGATGAAGAACATTTCATGTAA
- a CDS encoding MerR family transcriptional regulator: MKTNDVEKELGLSKHTIRYYEKEGFVHPHRDENGYRHYSEEDLQILRIVKFLRNLNISIDDVKGIMNGELDFQECLRINQIHLEKHIEDLKEVKKTVDYYQERDIPLIPALTQIKVKPSKKTLGFQKTTNAVSLGRKLTRSWALRKLLYGLIPSLFGGIIGTFIFDFAGIELSQSFTVLVYIVSIVLIESLYIASNFQVSSLYLGDTIDHTMNQSIEFLSDGLRYYRFDGFISNLRYFWAVIFGKDDQLMHFYRYDEIAEVMIEPKKRYMKIGSPIAYEIYVPDFSFTFTEQQNFYFYWPLTLDDDMRFIATILEDKVKNIKDEDHLLYALKNGIQLNDYLSEK; this comes from the coding sequence ATGAAAACAAATGATGTTGAAAAAGAATTGGGGCTTTCAAAGCATACAATTCGTTATTATGAAAAAGAGGGTTTCGTTCATCCACATAGAGATGAAAATGGTTATCGTCATTATAGTGAAGAGGATTTACAGATTCTAAGAATCGTCAAGTTTTTAAGAAATCTTAATATTTCTATTGATGATGTGAAAGGAATTATGAATGGAGAATTAGATTTTCAAGAATGTTTAAGAATCAATCAGATTCATTTAGAGAAACATATAGAAGATCTAAAAGAAGTGAAAAAGACAGTTGATTATTATCAAGAGCGAGATATACCGCTTATTCCAGCACTGACACAAATCAAAGTCAAGCCATCAAAAAAGACATTAGGTTTCCAAAAAACAACAAATGCAGTTTCTTTAGGTCGAAAATTAACACGTTCGTGGGCTTTAAGAAAATTACTTTATGGTCTCATTCCATCTTTGTTTGGTGGAATCATAGGTACATTTATTTTTGATTTTGCTGGAATTGAACTATCTCAATCTTTCACAGTGCTTGTTTATATTGTCAGTATTGTATTGATAGAAAGTCTTTATATTGCATCAAATTTTCAAGTTTCGTCACTATATTTAGGGGATACAATTGACCATACAATGAATCAGTCGATTGAATTTTTAAGTGACGGGTTGCGTTATTATCGCTTTGATGGCTTTATTAGTAATCTTCGATATTTTTGGGCTGTCATATTTGGCAAAGATGATCAATTAATGCATTTTTATCGCTATGATGAAATTGCTGAAGTTATGATTGAACCTAAAAAACGCTATATGAAAATAGGCTCTCCGATTGCCTATGAAATCTATGTTCCAGATTTTTCATTTACATTTACAGAACAGCAAAATTTCTATTTTTACTGGCCATTAACGCTTGATGATGATATGCGTTTTATTGCAACGATTTTAGAAGACAAAGTTAAAAACATAAAGGATGAAGATCATCTTCTTTATGCTTTGAAAAATGGTATTCAACTTAATGATTATTTAAGCGAGAAATAA
- a CDS encoding GTP pyrophosphokinase, producing MEFEEMLKDLKMNWEFMQPYRSAIQIVKTKLESIDDELKCENGDSPIHNIQSRIKTPDSILEKMARKGYSIDKKGFYQLNDIAGLRVVCHYINDIQYVSQLLIMHEDIQLVKKENYIDYPKESGYRSLHLVVRVQIYLKNGKVSIPVEIQLRTIAMDCWASLEHELYYKNHHCENEEVSSQLKECAIEIAKIDEKMQKIYQQLHNKI from the coding sequence ATGGAATTTGAAGAAATGTTAAAAGATTTGAAAATGAATTGGGAATTTATGCAGCCATATCGTAGTGCTATTCAGATTGTGAAAACGAAACTGGAAAGTATTGATGATGAATTGAAGTGTGAGAATGGGGATAGTCCAATTCATAATATTCAATCAAGAATAAAAACACCGGATAGTATTTTAGAAAAAATGGCAAGAAAAGGTTATTCTATAGATAAAAAAGGATTCTATCAATTAAATGATATTGCTGGATTGAGAGTTGTTTGTCATTATATTAATGATATTCAATATGTGTCTCAATTATTAATTATGCATGAAGATATACAACTCGTTAAAAAAGAAAATTATATTGATTATCCTAAAGAAAGTGGCTATCGTTCTCTTCATCTTGTTGTCCGTGTTCAGATTTATTTAAAAAATGGGAAAGTCAGTATTCCAGTAGAGATTCAATTACGTACAATTGCAATGGATTGTTGGGCAAGTTTAGAACATGAACTTTATTACAAAAATCATCATTGTGAAAATGAAGAGGTCAGCAGTCAACTTAAGGAATGTGCGATTGAGATTGCGAAAATAGATGAAAAAATGCAAAAAATATATCAACAACTCCATAATAAAATATAG
- a CDS encoding C45 family autoproteolytic acyltransferase/hydolase, with protein MYHSRWKETHYQAGFQYGNRLLKNGVVLLQQMKVSKEREEYAIQCIPIYKKHYPEILQEIKGMADGMHVSFMTIASFLLSMYAYTYDTHCSCIAISSPQCLLLGRNSDFLVDIEKLCDSPYYQLDGTYAFIGHTTAWSEMEDGVNEWGLAVGLTLLYPTHILPGINAGMLVRYLLEKCQTTKEAIQALKRLPIGSAQTITLADKTGEIAVVECNCDCLIVRWPQKGIIFTTNHYISQELQSYQYQCEDDIHSHERYQTLESFVKIKNNEKIENVQALLSGKYGFMCQYDRKKGMDTIWSCVYDLKDFEIMRVEGNPSRKKYQIDKRLHFQK; from the coding sequence ATGTATCATTCAAGATGGAAAGAAACTCATTATCAGGCTGGGTTTCAATATGGAAACAGGTTATTAAAAAATGGTGTTGTCTTGTTACAACAAATGAAAGTTTCAAAAGAAAGAGAAGAGTATGCAATTCAATGTATACCTATTTATAAGAAGCATTATCCAGAAATTCTTCAAGAGATAAAAGGGATGGCTGATGGTATGCATGTTTCTTTTATGACGATTGCAAGTTTTTTGTTAAGTATGTATGCATATACATATGATACACATTGTTCATGTATTGCTATTTCTTCACCACAATGTTTGCTGTTAGGCAGAAATAGTGATTTTCTTGTGGATATCGAAAAACTTTGTGATAGTCCTTACTATCAATTAGATGGCACATATGCATTTATAGGTCATACAACAGCATGGAGTGAAATGGAAGATGGTGTGAATGAGTGGGGATTGGCAGTAGGATTGACTTTGTTGTATCCGACGCATATCCTACCTGGAATCAATGCAGGAATGCTTGTGAGATATCTACTGGAAAAATGTCAAACAACAAAAGAAGCAATACAAGCATTAAAAAGATTACCAATTGGTTCTGCTCAAACTATTACATTAGCAGATAAAACAGGTGAAATAGCAGTTGTTGAATGTAATTGTGATTGTCTCATTGTAAGATGGCCTCAAAAAGGTATTATTTTTACGACGAATCACTATATATCTCAAGAATTACAATCATATCAGTATCAATGTGAGGACGATATTCATTCACATGAAAGATATCAGACGCTTGAATCTTTTGTGAAAATAAAAAATAATGAAAAAATCGAAAATGTGCAGGCGTTATTGTCTGGAAAGTATGGCTTTATGTGTCAGTATGATAGAAAAAAAGGAATGGATACAATATGGTCATGTGTTTATGATTTAAAGGATTTTGAAATTATGAGAGTAGAAGGAAATCCGAGTCGGAAGAAGTATCAAATTGATAAACGACTGCATTTTCAAAAATAG
- the ispF gene encoding 2-C-methyl-D-erythritol 2,4-cyclodiphosphate synthase, translating into MMRIGQSIDIHQLVEGRKLILGGVEIPYTLGLKGHSDADVLLHAIIESIIGAMGLGDIGKHFPDTDPQYKGISSMILLEHTYQLMKQEGYTIGNIDSIIMCEEPKMAPHIMKMRENVARVLHCDITQVNIKATRGEKLGFVGRKEGIVSQSVVLLNKEG; encoded by the coding sequence ATGATGAGAATTGGGCAATCTATAGATATTCACCAGTTAGTAGAAGGACGTAAGTTGATTCTTGGTGGTGTGGAGATACCTTATACATTGGGATTAAAAGGTCATAGTGATGCGGATGTCTTGTTACATGCAATTATTGAAAGTATTATTGGAGCAATGGGATTAGGTGATATTGGAAAACATTTTCCGGATACTGATCCTCAATATAAAGGGATTTCTTCAATGATCCTTTTGGAACATACTTATCAATTGATGAAACAAGAAGGATATACAATTGGAAATATTGATAGCATTATCATGTGTGAAGAGCCTAAAATGGCACCTCATATTATGAAGATGCGAGAAAATGTTGCTCGTGTTTTACATTGTGATATCACACAAGTGAATATTAAAGCAACACGTGGAGAGAAACTCGGCTTTGTGGGAAGAAAAGAAGGTATTGTTTCTCAAAGTGTTGTACTATTAAATAAGGAAGGATAA
- the gltX gene encoding glutamate--tRNA ligase, producing MDRVRVRYAPSPTGHLHIGGARTALFNYLFAKHHGGDFIFRLEDTDIERNIEGGEASQLENLEWLGIIPDESPLKPNPQYAPYRQMERLDIYKKYTDILLEKGYAYKCFCTSEELDAEHERQVAAGKAPKYNRKCCDLTPEQVKANEEAGMPYTIRVKVPEGKTYEFEDMIRGHVSFESEDIGDWVLVKANGIPTYNYAVVIDDHSMDITHVFRGEEHLSNTPKQLMIYDMLGWIAPTYGHMTLIVNEERKKLSKRDESIMQFISQYKEDGYLPDAMFNFMALLGWSPEGEQEIFNHDELIKEFSEKRLSKSPSMFDKDKLKWVNNRYIKERSLDEVVDLCLPFLKEAYDLSQHDDQWVRDLIAVYHDQLSYGKEIVELVSLFFEDELHLDDEAKEFMKDESIPQTLKVFKEKIMELEDFTKENIQACIKATQKEAKVKGKMLYMPIRIATTGIMHGPDLASSIMLLGKEKVIARLEG from the coding sequence ATGGATAGAGTAAGAGTCAGATATGCACCAAGTCCAACTGGACATTTACATATTGGTGGTGCAAGAACAGCATTGTTTAATTATTTATTTGCTAAACACCATGGTGGAGATTTCATTTTCAGATTGGAAGATACTGATATTGAAAGAAATATTGAAGGTGGAGAAGCAAGTCAGTTAGAAAATTTAGAATGGTTAGGAATTATCCCTGATGAATCTCCTTTAAAACCAAATCCTCAATATGCTCCATATAGACAAATGGAAAGATTAGATATTTATAAAAAATATACCGATATCTTATTAGAAAAAGGTTATGCTTATAAATGTTTTTGTACATCAGAAGAATTAGATGCGGAACATGAAAGACAAGTAGCTGCTGGAAAAGCACCTAAATATAATCGTAAATGTTGTGATTTAACACCAGAACAAGTCAAAGCAAATGAAGAAGCTGGAATGCCTTATACAATTAGAGTGAAAGTTCCTGAAGGAAAAACTTATGAATTTGAAGATATGATTAGAGGACATGTGTCTTTTGAATCTGAAGATATTGGAGACTGGGTTTTAGTTAAAGCGAATGGGATACCAACTTATAATTATGCAGTTGTGATTGATGATCATTCTATGGATATTACACATGTCTTTAGAGGTGAGGAACATTTAAGCAATACACCAAAACAATTGATGATTTATGATATGTTAGGGTGGATTGCACCAACTTATGGACATATGACATTAATTGTTAATGAAGAAAGAAAGAAACTTTCTAAACGTGATGAATCAATTATGCAGTTTATTTCTCAATATAAAGAAGATGGTTATTTACCAGATGCTATGTTTAACTTTATGGCATTGTTAGGATGGTCTCCAGAAGGCGAACAAGAAATTTTTAATCATGATGAATTGATTAAAGAATTTAGTGAAAAACGTTTATCTAAATCACCATCTATGTTTGATAAAGATAAATTAAAATGGGTGAATAACCGATATATTAAAGAGAGATCTTTAGATGAAGTTGTTGATTTATGTTTACCATTTTTAAAAGAAGCATATGATTTATCACAACATGATGATCAATGGGTAAGAGATTTAATTGCAGTTTATCATGATCAGTTATCATATGGTAAAGAAATTGTTGAACTTGTTTCTCTTTTCTTTGAAGATGAATTACATTTGGATGATGAAGCCAAAGAATTTATGAAAGATGAATCTATTCCTCAGACATTAAAAGTATTTAAAGAAAAAATAATGGAGTTAGAAGATTTCACAAAAGAGAATATTCAAGCTTGTATCAAAGCAACTCAAAAAGAAGCAAAAGTCAAAGGGAAAATGCTTTATATGCCAATTCGTATTGCGACTACAGGTATTATGCATGGTCCAGACTTGGCAAGTTCAATTATGTTACTTGGTAAAGAAAAAGTAATCGCAAGATTAGAAGGATAG
- a CDS encoding immunoglobulin-like domain-containing protein — MQNKIIVSVLSLFVLVDAILIYLAMTISPIKLKRNTFVYQYGEEIPVNVEEYVTANPSVLESVKLDLSGVSKEVGTYQASIEYFGEKQTFEIQVIDTIKPKVQLKSVQLNIEVGKTIYAKDLIKKIEDQSHTTVYFYEEKTKQKSKSKTYTEPGSHVEKIIVEDDHGNQSSALRVKIVVENNKVLPIITGANDIEIHVGDEIDLKKGVKATDDIEGDITFRMIISGTVNNQEPGVYQITYSVSDNAGNIGKTIRKVTVIENDN, encoded by the coding sequence ATGCAAAATAAAATCATTGTTTCTGTATTAAGTTTATTTGTTTTGGTAGATGCAATATTAATTTATTTAGCCATGACAATTTCACCAATTAAATTAAAAAGAAATACCTTTGTGTATCAATATGGAGAAGAAATACCAGTGAATGTTGAAGAATATGTAACTGCAAATCCTTCAGTGTTAGAAAGTGTAAAGTTAGATTTGTCTGGAGTATCTAAAGAAGTGGGAACATATCAGGCTTCTATTGAATATTTTGGTGAAAAGCAGACATTTGAAATTCAGGTTATTGATACGATTAAACCAAAAGTTCAATTAAAGAGTGTTCAATTAAATATAGAAGTTGGAAAAACAATTTATGCCAAAGATTTGATTAAGAAGATAGAAGATCAATCACATACAACTGTTTATTTTTATGAAGAAAAAACAAAACAGAAATCTAAATCAAAAACATATACTGAACCTGGATCACATGTGGAAAAAATTATTGTTGAGGATGATCATGGAAATCAGTCTTCAGCTTTACGGGTAAAGATCGTTGTAGAAAACAATAAGGTTTTACCAATAATTACAGGGGCTAATGATATTGAAATACATGTTGGTGATGAAATTGATTTAAAGAAAGGTGTAAAGGCCACTGATGATATTGAGGGAGATATTACTTTTAGAATGATTATAAGTGGAACTGTTAATAATCAAGAACCAGGAGTTTATCAGATTACTTATTCAGTGAGTGATAATGCAGGTAATATTGGAAAAACAATAAGAAAGGTAACTGTTATAGAAAATGATAACTAA
- a CDS encoding rhomboid family intramembrane serine protease — MITNIYLLICAGLFIYINFINQEDKYDCAMKLGAFYPPDIHERKQYWRFVTCHFIHVDFFHFLMNGYALYQLGHFFESLLGPVEYLYLILISMFLSSLLCYSASQISDRYYYTMTIGASGVVYGFFGAIIALGLFVGGPFMSLLQQFMSVIVINLLYTLMNRQISKTGHLGGLIGGIVGIVILLAIQMV; from the coding sequence ATGATAACTAATATATATTTATTAATTTGTGCTGGGCTATTTATTTATATTAATTTTATCAATCAGGAGGATAAATATGATTGTGCAATGAAGTTAGGAGCGTTTTATCCTCCTGATATTCATGAAAGAAAGCAATATTGGCGTTTTGTGACTTGTCATTTTATTCATGTAGACTTCTTTCATTTCTTAATGAATGGCTATGCTTTGTATCAATTGGGACATTTTTTTGAAAGTTTATTAGGACCAGTTGAATATTTGTATTTGATATTGATATCAATGTTTTTAAGTTCGCTATTGTGTTATAGTGCTTCGCAGATATCAGATCGTTATTACTATACAATGACGATTGGAGCAAGTGGCGTTGTCTATGGTTTCTTTGGAGCTATCATTGCTTTAGGGTTATTTGTGGGTGGACCATTCATGTCTTTGTTACAGCAATTTATGAGTGTTATTGTTATTAATTTGTTATATACATTAATGAATAGACAGATTTCTAAAACAGGACATCTTGGTGGATTAATTGGAGGAATTGTTGGGATTGTTATTTTACTGGCAATTCAGATGGTATGA
- a CDS encoding YaiI/YqxD family protein, with product MRLLIDGDACPDKLAIKALAIKYQIEMIVYIDYAHVLEDDYYQVVECEIARDSVDMRIVSDVQPGDLVITQDYGLAGLLLGKRAIVLHMSGMLINDQNIDLLLSTRYISAKERKSGKHVRGPAKRTSQIREKFLNNLEEILKKAVQQGNE from the coding sequence ATGAGATTGCTCATTGATGGTGATGCTTGCCCTGATAAGTTGGCAATTAAAGCACTCGCAATAAAATATCAGATAGAAATGATTGTATATATTGATTATGCTCATGTTTTAGAGGATGATTATTATCAGGTTGTGGAATGTGAAATAGCAAGAGACAGTGTTGATATGCGAATTGTTAGTGATGTTCAACCAGGAGATTTAGTGATTACACAAGATTATGGATTGGCTGGTTTACTGCTAGGAAAACGTGCGATTGTGTTGCATATGAGTGGAATGCTGATTAATGATCAAAATATTGATTTGTTGTTGTCAACACGCTATATCTCAGCAAAAGAAAGAAAAAGTGGGAAACATGTGAGAGGGCCAGCAAAGAGAACTTCTCAAATACGTGAAAAGTTCTTAAATAATCTTGAAGAAATATTAAAAAAGGCTGTTCAACAAGGAAATGAATAG
- a CDS encoding transporter substrate-binding domain-containing diguanylate cyclase, with protein sequence MKKILSIIMVSLILLTIHISPLSAKTTVKVAYPIQNGMSEINDGNVYSGYTYDYLNELERFTHFKFEYVALEGDENEQIISAMEKVQNGELDMMGGLIYDESLTSMYDYTSTNYGMGNMALYVLSNNANINDTNIYSLKSLDVGIVSSKQQENVKLKEFGDMNGISIKQHFYETSVELLKDLDDQKIEAAAISEQANIVGNYRVVATFSPRPFYFVTTKGKSDIISEMNEAMTALNKEQPSFMSELHDKYFSLRNDHFILTDSEKEYVKNHPEIEVAILGGKAPFQSKDSRGNIVGITIDLLDYIGELSGIKFKYNYTESYDEYLTMLEDHQNLIAGAVTTPYYESHNQFSLSKSFVNSNVEIIMTKGLDASEVIGKRLAIPKGTDFSNKYQGEIVYYDTAHDCFNAVDKGLADYAYLASHVAIYYNSTFSFENVTMIPQSEGHNTKNCIAVRKDDDISLMSIINKGIDTASFSEIQSIVFKNATYAKEDLTFVNYIQNNPAPFISIVVVLSGIYFFSRYYTNKKNNEKVLKELNRFQQISDLSGDCFIEYNVAKDMLTLSGGAAKLLCNQKNIENYIQKEYAGSEKIKSVLENKRTYNEEVMVKLLDETSRWQRVFLQPIFDEKDQLTYIIGKITDIQSQKEEQLQWKELARKDSLTKIYNSATCRELISEYLESQTTNRVAFIILDIDNFKGINDNFGHFYGDQILQNLVSIILQITSSTDVVGRVGGDEFIIVLKNPQSEEWVIEYCQKLRNIVHENLIGEDRKPMTISMGIAFSQEHQTYDEIYQNADKALYAVKKSGRNNYRFINTLKKSD encoded by the coding sequence TTGAAGAAAATATTATCTATAATAATGGTGAGTTTAATACTTTTGACAATTCATATAAGTCCTTTATCTGCTAAAACAACAGTAAAAGTTGCTTATCCCATTCAAAATGGAATGTCAGAAATTAATGATGGAAATGTTTACTCTGGATATACTTATGACTATTTAAATGAGTTGGAACGTTTTACTCATTTTAAATTTGAATATGTCGCTTTAGAAGGTGATGAAAATGAACAAATTATATCGGCCATGGAGAAAGTTCAAAATGGGGAATTAGATATGATGGGTGGTTTAATTTATGATGAGTCATTAACATCGATGTATGATTATACTTCAACCAATTATGGTATGGGAAATATGGCATTGTATGTTTTATCTAATAATGCCAATATTAATGATACAAATATTTATTCACTCAAGTCACTGGATGTTGGTATTGTCAGTTCAAAACAACAAGAGAATGTGAAATTAAAAGAATTTGGAGATATGAATGGTATTAGTATTAAACAGCATTTTTATGAAACAAGTGTTGAGTTGCTGAAAGATTTAGATGACCAAAAGATAGAGGCGGCAGCTATTTCTGAACAGGCTAATATTGTTGGAAATTATCGTGTTGTTGCGACGTTTTCACCACGACCTTTTTACTTTGTGACAACAAAAGGAAAGTCGGATATTATTTCTGAAATGAATGAAGCTATGACAGCTTTGAATAAAGAACAGCCTTCATTTATGAGTGAATTACATGATAAATACTTTTCTCTTCGTAATGATCACTTTATATTAACAGATAGTGAAAAAGAATATGTTAAAAATCATCCTGAGATAGAGGTCGCTATATTGGGTGGTAAAGCACCTTTTCAATCCAAAGATAGTCGAGGGAATATTGTTGGGATTACAATTGATTTATTAGATTATATTGGAGAATTAAGTGGGATTAAGTTTAAATATAACTATACTGAATCTTATGATGAGTATTTAACAATGTTAGAAGATCATCAAAATCTTATTGCTGGAGCTGTTACAACTCCTTATTATGAAAGTCATAATCAGTTTTCTTTATCAAAATCTTTTGTAAATTCTAATGTTGAAATTATTATGACAAAAGGATTGGATGCAAGTGAAGTTATAGGTAAGAGATTGGCGATACCAAAAGGAACAGATTTTTCAAATAAGTATCAGGGAGAAATTGTTTATTATGATACAGCACATGACTGTTTTAATGCTGTGGATAAGGGATTAGCCGATTATGCTTATTTAGCGAGTCATGTTGCAATATATTATAATAGTACATTTTCGTTTGAAAATGTAACAATGATTCCTCAGTCTGAAGGACATAATACGAAAAATTGTATTGCTGTTAGAAAAGATGATGATATTTCTTTAATGAGTATTATTAATAAAGGAATAGATACAGCTTCATTTTCAGAAATACAATCCATTGTATTTAAAAATGCAACCTATGCTAAAGAGGATCTTACTTTTGTAAATTATATTCAGAATAATCCAGCTCCATTTATAAGCATTGTTGTTGTATTAAGTGGAATTTATTTCTTTTCTAGATATTATACTAATAAAAAGAATAATGAAAAGGTTCTTAAGGAATTGAATCGTTTTCAACAAATTAGTGATTTATCAGGAGATTGTTTTATAGAATATAATGTAGCAAAAGATATGCTTACATTGAGTGGTGGAGCAGCAAAATTATTATGTAATCAAAAAAATATTGAAAATTATATTCAAAAGGAATATGCAGGCTCAGAAAAAATTAAATCGGTTTTAGAGAATAAACGCACATATAATGAAGAAGTTATGGTGAAATTGCTAGATGAAACAAGTCGTTGGCAAAGAGTGTTCTTACAACCAATATTTGATGAAAAGGATCAATTGACTTATATTATTGGAAAGATTACTGATATTCAATCACAAAAAGAAGAACAGTTACAATGGAAAGAACTTGCAAGAAAAGATAGTTTAACAAAAATTTATAATTCAGCTACATGTCGTGAACTTATTAGTGAATATTTAGAAAGTCAAACAACAAATAGAGTTGCATTTATCATATTGGATATAGATAATTTTAAAGGGATTAATGATAACTTTGGACATTTTTATGGAGATCAAATTTTACAAAACTTAGTTTCAATTATTCTTCAAATTACATCATCAACAGATGTGGTGGGAAGAGTTGGTGGAGATGAGTTTATCATTGTTCTTAAGAATCCTCAGAGTGAGGAATGGGTTATTGAATATTGTCAAAAACTCAGAAATATTGTTCATGAGAATTTGATTGGTGAAGATAGAAAACCAATGACAATAAGTATGGGAATTGCTTTTTCACAAGAACATCAAACATATGATGAAATATATCAAAATGCTGATAAAGCATTATATGCTGTTAAAAAATCTGGTCGTAATAATTATCGATTTATCAATACACTTAAAAAGAGCGATTAA